In Lycium ferocissimum isolate CSIRO_LF1 chromosome 11, AGI_CSIRO_Lferr_CH_V1, whole genome shotgun sequence, a single genomic region encodes these proteins:
- the LOC132038269 gene encoding reactive Intermediate Deaminase A, chloroplastic-like has product MAIYINTEMIRHQLQWGHILKQSNLFLRFVTFTLNWKFHIRDSVKDQTEQAVKNIGEILKAGGVSYSSVVKTTIGLADLKDFQKINAFYAKYFPEPAPARSTFQAAALPLDAKIEIDCIAVL; this is encoded by the exons ATGGCTATTTATATTAATACTGAGATGATAAGGCACCAGTTGCAGTGGGGCCATATTCTCAAGCAATCAAATTTGTTCCTGAGGTTTGTGACATTTACTCTca ACTGGAAATTTCATATCAGAGACAGTGTGAAGGATCAAACAGAACAG GCTGTCAAGAATATTGGGGAGATACTTAAAGCTGGTGGTGTTAGTTACTCTTCAGTTGTTAAGACAACAATC GGGTTGGCTGATctaaaggacttccagaaaatCAATGCATTTTATGCTAAAT ATTTTCCAGAACCTGCACCAGCACGTTCAACTTTTCAGGCGGCTGCATTACCCCTGGATGCAAAGATAGAAATTGACTGCATAGCAGTACTATAA